GATACTATTACAACCGTTTAAGATTTCATAGCCCTCATTGTTACCCTTAATAACCTTTTGAACTAAAAGCATTATAAAGACGACTAATCAACAAATAGACAAATGCAGATAGTATCAACTAAGTGTATTCAGATTACCTGATGAGTGATGAATGATTGGCTTGAAACCCGTAATGTAAGCTTCATATGGGCTGCAGAAAATATTGAAAAAGAaacattaatgatgttacttattgGGAGATGACATGAAAGTAACATAAGCACAACAGAAAAATATTTAACAGCTACTAAAAAGAGAAAATTGgataaatggtccctgtggtttacatgaaaATGGGTAAATGGTCCCTGATGTTCATTTTCGAGGTTCGTGGTCCTTGTGGTTTACACAGCCGGTGTAAATGGTCCCAATTTCTGACGGACGTTTATTTCATCCGTCAAGTGTAATCACGTGCCAAACACGTGATGGGTAAAATCGTCCGTTTACATAATTTAATATTTTTTTCATTCCTtattttatcttcttcttcttcttcttcccattCTTCATTCCTTTAACAAAATGCCTTTAAATGAAAACACATACCTGCACATACCAAAAAGCTAAAACGCAGTGAAACGAatcaagattatatacatataattaattcATAATCACTTACACGATTCCTTAGTGGAACAGTTAACCACAATCTCTattttatttcatgaatgagttctaaAAAATTAAATGAAACAAAAATTTTTACCTTTACATCAAGAATCAAACTAAACCGTTTTTAATATAAATGGATTTAGTAATATTTCCAACACCAAATATCAGGCGATTGAGAAACGTGATATTTTTAATTTCGTCCAGCATATTTTCAAGCAAAAGAAGGTTTCGTGATCCAATATCCTGCCTTGTCCACGACCAGTTCCTGTATACattgaatataaatataattgtttagATCTTACTAGTAGAATAATCAAAATATTCCATTTCCCCCAATTTAGCAGCCTTTTCCGGCGTGCCGCCACCGTCGATTTCATCCCGACCCATAAACAAAAATTGAGAATCAGATCTACCAATACCAAATCGAAGATTGTTGTACTGAAATCGTGGGTGTACGATGATTTGCAACTGAAAGTGTGGGGGTACGATTTGCAACTGAAAGCGAGGGTGTACAATTCTCAACTGACGATGATTCAAGCTCTGTCTAACCTCTGATTAAAGCTCTGCTCCTTTCGCTGATTTTCGTTTGTTTTGATTCGACGTGAGGTGCATCTGATTTTGTTTTAGTGAAAGGTTTCTGTAATTTGGTTTATTTGTTTTTGATTTTTGTGTGTGGGTTTGTATTTGGAATAAAAGAGAGTTAGATCGATTAGGGTTTTTTAAGCTTAAGTTCTTATATATTTTGAGTTTATGTGCAGGGACCACCCACATGCGTTTAGTAAACCACAAGGACCACGAACCCCGAAAATGAACATCAGACCATTTACCCTTTTCATGTAAACCACATGGACCATTTATCTAATTTTCTCTACTAAAAAAGATAAGTCCCTTAATGAAACCATAGGTGGTAAAATGGGCAGGTTAGTTCATGAATGGTTGTTAACTAGATACATGTGAGGTTGTGTTGACCTGAAACACTTCTcgtccaaacttttatacaaataaCTAGTGTATCAAATATGAttatcaaatacatatatatactactttgataataaactaaaactttgaaaaaaaatgatttgggAGGTTTTATGGATCGAAGATACACATTGGGAAACTTTCAGTTCATTAGATCCGTTGTTTATCAAGCAGTTTTTCTATTTTACTTTTTGTCCCATTGAGAGATATATCATAACCCAAATCAACCCATTTATAAGTAAATTGATCTAACTTCCATTCATAATTCATAAGTAAACTGATATAACATCGGCCTAAGAACTACATCACATTTTGCGCATCTTGGTATGTGGAAATCTTCATCGATTTTGATTGAAGGAAaaacaaattaataaaaataaaaataaagagtaTTATATAGTAATTAGATAAACCAGTCTTGTTTTCTTGAATGTAATGACAGATAACAATACTAAGAGGAGGTTTGTAACTTGTACCGAAGTGGATAGAATCAGTAATTTGCCAGAGAATTTGATAGACTTGCTTTTAGAGAAGCTACCTGTTCAAGATGCTGTGAGGACACATGTTCTGTCAAAAAAATGGAGGTACAGATGGACCTCAATGACGTCACTGGTTCTTGATAAACATTTCTCAAGAAAGTTTGCCAAAAATGGAAGTTTTGGTCATAATGGATTTATTAGGATCACAAACTATATCTTTAACTATCTCAAGGGTCCTCGCCTAAAGTTACATCTCCacataccaaaaatgtttcttgatagtTTCCAAGAAGTCAATCAATGGATTTCATCATTGGCAAGAGATGGTGTTAGAGAACTCGTCCTTACAAATTCAAACCAACCTTATCAACTTCCATATTATTTTTTTCATTGTCTAGAATTGAGAATGCTAGAACTTGACAACTGTATCATTAAGCCACCACTTGAGTTTCAAGGATATCTATATCTCGAAAAACTTACGCTTAGGAATATTGAATTTGGGGCTAACTTACATGGAACTATTATCAACTTACCACAGCTCAAGATGTTGAAACTGGTTGCATGCACCAACGTTTACAATTTCAAGATCAAGTCTACAAAGTTGTTTCAGTTAGTGATCAGGAGTTGCCCCGATGCAACTTTGCTCCACTTGTTGCATAGTAAATGTCTTAGTGAGTTTGGTATATTTATCAAAAAACCTATTCAGGGAGTTGAAAGAGTTAATTTGGCAAGCTTGTTAAGTAATATGCCATGTGTTGGGTATTTTGTTATCGACGGGTATTTTCTCCAGGTACGAGttgaattttaaattctaatatttaaattttGCTCTTCATCTTTTTGCGTTTGAGCAAGTGAATACCATTCAACTCTTGTGTATAGTTAGTTCTCATATATTATTTCGTATCATCTTCCAGCCATATCTTCTTTGTTAACTTATAATCTTACTTTCACCCTCACAGTTTTCTATTGCGGAAAATATTCCCAAGTGGCTTCCACACCCAACTAATAGTTTAAAGCTTCTCTACTTACGAGACTTCAAATTTGGTGATTTGTATCAACTTCAAGGTGTTTTATGTATCCTTCGGAACTCACCTAACTTGAGACAACTCGATGTGTACAATCAGGTAAAGAGTGCTAAACGTTTCTCTTGTGTTTTTGTGATGTGTGTACTTTTTATAGTAATTTAATGTGGGTTCCATTTATACACAGTCAGTCTCACTTTTAATGTATTTCCAGGATCTTCCACATGTGCATTTGGATGTGAAACCAGCATTAACTTATTTGGAAGCTTCTGACTGTTTGGACCAGACATTGAACTGCTTGAAAACTATAAATATCATGGATGTAGAAAGATCAAAGCCCTTGTTGCTCTTTATAAAGCTTTTACTTGAACATTCTCCCACACTTGAAAAAATATCAATCCGACCACATGCAACTGCTGATGCTCAGGAAAAGTACAACTTCTCTAAGGATGTTACGCGGTTCCCACGAGCTTCCTCGAAAGCAGAGCTTCACTACTTGGATCCGTAACTACAATCCACTAATAACTTTAAATTACTTTATAATTTGTTGTGTTCTAATTGTATGCATATATGTTATGGGTTTTCATTTTTTATGTTTTGTATGCTGTAGGACTTGAGTATTGTAATACTTAAAATTGGAAATATGGTTATTGCAAAATTCTAATATTATTTTTCTGTATGTATATACTGTTTGATAAACCCAATTATTGGCAATAATAAATTTATGGTTACAGTGACCCTTAACTGAATTTTGCACCTTCCCCATGGTCATGAGCGTCATATCTTCAAGTTATTCAATCTGGTTCTTTAACTTGTTGGGTGGTACCCTATAAAATCGATAACCCTGTTGGTATTTATTTATACTTTGCGAGCGGCTAGCAGTCGGTTCAGTTTAATAAAAACTAGATCAAGTGTTCCTTACACGATAGTTCTGTAACACGCATCTTTGAAAAAAGAAAATTCACAGATTGATTTGTTTGGATAAAATATAGGGGATTATAGTCAAAATGCCCAATCTTATCAAGTTTATTGCCCTGGAGCCCAAATTTTTTTTTCCCAGATTGCCCTCTCAAGATGCAAGGAGCTTTGTGTCTTGCCCGCGCAAGGTGCAAGCTTGCGTCTTGCGACCTTGTGTCCTTATCTTATCAGAATTGGATTTTCTGGATAAGATTTCGTCAGATTTCCTAGATTTTTTCGGATAAGATTTTTACCCTATATATAGAATGACCCTGAAACTTTGCATTCACAGTCTCATTACATTTGAAAACATATTCAATTCAAAGATTATAGCCACGTTAAGGTACTGTTTAAAGCATTTTTTCactaattttagtatttatgaaTTGTGCTAATGATGATTAATTTTAGTGTGTTGTTCATTTCAGTTGATATCCATGCCAGGAAGAGCTTACGACGAGTTTCACAAGGATAGTCATCACAACTAGGTTGATGATAGACGACGACTAGTGGCTGATCGTATTCTTACTGGTTGTTATGTTGCTGCTCAACCTAACTTTTCTGCATACTAGCGGGGAATTAGTGGTGGAGCTTTTCTCAATCAACCTCAATATAATGCGAACTATCCCAAACTTGTTAGGGAATTTTATGCAAACTATGTATTTGATCCACGTAAGGTGAAATGTGTTCACTTGAACATGTTTGGTTATCCATAAAATTAGACATTGGAGGAGTTTGCTGAGAACCTGGATATCCCCGTGGGGAATTTCAAGTTTTTCAGTCTCATCAAGGATGTGAAAAGTGGCCCAAGGAGGTCACCTGCGAGAAATTTGTTCTCAACTTCTGGTTATGTTATGGATTGTGCAAACCTGATTTTGTCTTTCCAAACAGTGGTCCTATCATTATCAGGGAAGAACATATTTAGGACCTGATGATGAGGGTCGTCGAGAAGAATGTAATATTTCgagatgatgatgatgtggagCTATATGTAACTAAAGTTTTGATTTTGATGTGTTTGATTGAACAAATCCAAATTAATCTTGCATATGTGGTTGCTAATCGAATGGTGGGATTGCCAGCGGCTGCTGGGAGAGGATTACCCTATGGCTTGTTGTTGAACAACTTCTTTCTTTATGAATATGAGTTGATGTATCCTTCTGATCGATTGGAGTTGCTGAGGTTCTGATTGCTGCTTATATGTTTTAATTCGGTTGGTCATGTAATAAACTAGGTCGTATGGCCTTTTGTAATAAACTATGTAATTCGAATTACTTAAATGTTATTGTAATTTTATTCTACCTTTATTCTACCTTCTTTAAATCATATTTTATCAACAAGACGCAAATACGCAAATCATGTCTTGCGTCTACAAATTAGACAACACGCAAGGCGCAAGTGGACTTGCGACCTTGCGTTCTTGCGTCTTTGCGCTTGGTATTTAATTTAGTTTATAACCCTTTTTCGACCACTCACTTGACACACACACACAACCCCACACGCAAGATCGCACAAAACGCTGTTATTTTGCAAATGCAAAAACGCAAGATCATCTTCTCCCTCGTACGCAAACTAGTTCGTAACCACCTTCACCACCTCCACTAGCACCGGTTAATCTTCTTCACCACCACCGCCACGTACGCTTCGTCTCCGTCACCACCAACCCACCTACTCTTCGTCTCCGTCAGTTTTCAAGTAATACACCAACCAAAAAAATCAATAAATCAAGCTAATAACGATGGCAAATCCACATGTTAGTTCTTCCTTCACTAGATATGTTAGTTAtaaatatggtatatatatatatatatatatatatatatatatatatatatatatatatatatatatatatatatatatatatatatatatttcttatgtTCGTATATAAATGTGTTTATGTGCACACCaactgtttgatgaaatgtctctaTGATAATCATCAACAGTTAACACTataattggtttttttttttttttttttaataatggaGTATATGTTATGTTTTTTTTTGTATATGATGACGGTGAAACAACTCTTTGTTGCTCATCAAATTAACTTCACTGTATAGGCGCAAGGatcatcttgcgtccttgcgtactgAAAAAAAAAGAGGTCGCAAGACCAAATTTGCGCCCTTGCATCCCGATGGTTTAACACGCAAGTagtttcttgcgtccttgcgttccgTTTGCTGATGTTCTTCTTACTTTTACTGGGATGGGTTGAAGGTAAATTGACGATGAAGAATAAATTGAGTGTTATAAGTGATGTGAAGAAAGTTATGACAGAGAATCAAATAAAAAAGTTTAAAGAAACATGTTTTGGTCCATGGTTAGATCTTGAATACGTGGGTAATGATTCCGGACTTGTACATGCTATGCTCCAACGTAAAGCCGGAAGGAATAGATGCTGCTAAGTACCCCAAAGAGTGTGATGACATTTGGTTTACTTTTAAGCCTAATTGTTCAATTAGATTTGGTCGGCGTGAATTTTGTCTAGTAACGGGGTTTTTGTTTGGTACCCGTACGGACATGGCACATTATATccctaaaaattatgaaaatgagacCGCAACAATTAGACGACATTTATTTTCGACCATTAAAGATAGCACAAACATTTTGATTGGTGATATTGAAAAGATGCTTCTAAAAACTAGTCGGGTTGGTATTTCGAATGATGATGTGGTGCGACTAGCAATCATATTGGTTGTAGAGAGCTTTTATGGGTAAACAATCCGCCCATGTGGTGAACAAGAAGTTTTTATATTTAGTCGAAGATTTTTCAAGTGTTAATAAGTTCTCATGGGGGTCTCGTATATGGGAAAGCCAATTAGAGAGCGGAAAGGCGTACACTTTAGCGGGGTTTATGTGGGCATTTAAGGTAACAACATGTTTGATTTTAAATActtgtattattaaatatatatttgatattgttaaaacaaatgatttgtagatttggatactcgaggcttaccgtcgtaccattaaTGCCTTTGCTAAAAAACggacaagaatggagtaccgaTGGCTCTTTTTTGGAAGTGGTCATCAGCGGAGATTTTTGGAATCTCTGAGTACATTAAACTCCTAGATATTATGGTTAGTtgcattaattttttttaaactaaaTTAAATTCATATTTAACTGCTATTAACAGAGAGGATATGGTAAGGGCGCAAGACCATTCTTGCGACCTTGCGTTCTATCCTTAAGCTTGGACGCAAGGTTGAACTTGCTTCTTTACGTACTAGCTGCATAGGAGACGCAAATCtagatttgcgtccttgcgtctcgcTGACCAGGATAGTCGCAAGATTTTTCTTTGTAATTTTGCATTTAATATTATGTTTAATTATGCAGGATGATTATCCCAAGAACAAGAAACCTCTACGTGGTATGTTCCCCACTGATACTGAGAAGGGTTGTCAATGGTGGATTGATAGTGACGCGTTCTTTGTTTGAACATTAGTTGAAGAGGAGATCCTGAAAGATGATGATCCCGAAGAAGTTCCGGAAACTGCAGAGCAGACACAAAAACATCAAAATCCGGATGTACGAGAATTACATCGTTTGGTAGCGTTGTTGACCGAGTGGATAGACAAAAGTGAAGATGAATTTAGCAAGCGGATGGAAAAAGTTGAAAATGAATTAAGAGAATGTAAAAGTAAATTATCGGAAtgcgaaaatggtttttcagagcAAGAGTATCAGGTATATTTTGAATTTACcttgaatttatatattttttgcAATTGAATATTTTAAATAGTTCTctattgattttatatatttttgttttttatttgcttAGGACGATACGTATTTTGATAAATCTTTGTCTGACAATGAGATTATCAAGCCTTCTCATATGCAAATACGACGTGGAATAAGAGAAAGAACGCCCATGCGTGCATTAAGGTCCCCGTTTACTTCACCTGGCTATAGAAAACCCCTTGAGAAGGTACGTAACTATTATATTAGTTTTATTTCAAATGACTAAATTATGTTTGTGCTAAATTGTGGTTTTTACTGATGGTCGGTGATGGTCGATCTGATGTGGACGCAAGATACAACCTTGCGTCCTTGTGTTATGTGGACGCAAGGTTCTTCTTGCGTCCTTGCATCTAGTATTCGCAAGgttgtcttgcgtccttgcgtctaatGTTTGTGTTTTTCTTAACTAGATTTCATGTTTTCCACAGTTGTCCAGACATGTCATTGAGAAAGTGAAAAACATGAATGTTGTCAACCTTGATACAGAAGAGCATGCTTTTGATGTGCAAGTTGTTGATCAGGAAGCTGTTGATGGCCAACCTGATGCTATGGTAGTTGATAATGTGATACCTGAAACAGAAGGACCATAGAAGGTAAGTTGTAATTCTGTCGCAAATaaggtcttgcgtccttgcgtatgcttGTTGGTCGGTAGAAAAACCCATCTTGCGCCTTTGCGTCTCGTAAAAAACCTTTACGCAAGGTGTGTCTTGCGTCCTTATGTCTTATTTTAAAATTCTAATGTTGGCTTTTTATGTTGAATTATTGTAGGATGGTAAGCCTCTTGTGAAGGTAAGTAataagagaaaaaggaaggaaaaggACTGGGCTAGTGAGGAAGAAATCTGGGCCATGATCGACAAACTTATAAATGATCAAGGTTGTCTTCAACGACCACCAACGGGAGCCTGGAGAGATCAGAGAAAGCATGAACCCCCTGCAAGAGATCCCAAGTCAATTATACAGAGCAAGCAAGAGACCCGTTGCATGTTCAT
This genomic stretch from Rutidosis leptorrhynchoides isolate AG116_Rl617_1_P2 chromosome 11, CSIRO_AGI_Rlap_v1, whole genome shotgun sequence harbors:
- the LOC139875123 gene encoding F-box/FBD/LRR-repeat protein At1g13570-like — translated: MTDNNTKRRFVTCTEVDRISNLPENLIDLLLEKLPVQDAVRTHVLSKKWRYRWTSMTSLVLDKHFSRKFAKNGSFGHNGFIRITNYIFNYLKGPRLKLHLHIPKMFLDSFQEVNQWISSLARDGVRELVLTNSNQPYQLPYYFFHCLELRMLELDNCIIKPPLEFQGYLYLEKLTLRNIEFGANLHGTIINLPQLKMLKLVACTNVYNFKIKSTKLFQLVIRSCPDATLLHLLHSKCLSEFGIFIKKPIQGVERVNLASLLSNMPCVGYFVIDGYFLQFSIAENIPKWLPHPTNSLKLLYLRDFKFGDLYQLQGVLCILRNSPNLRQLDVYNQDLPHVHLDVKPALTYLEASDCLDQTLNCLKTINIMDVERSKPLLLFIKLLLEHSPTLEKISIRPHATADAQEKYNFSKDVTRFPRASSKAELHYLDPT